One genomic segment of Pseudomonas chlororaphis subsp. aurantiaca includes these proteins:
- a CDS encoding aldo/keto reductase translates to MRYRPLGKTGQFVSELCLGTMTFSGGQGFWRTVGTVDQRGATALVARALEAGVNFFDSADVYSEGQSEVLLGQALREVDVRREDVIIATKVFGRTSPGPNSAGLSRGHIMDQVGLSLKRLGTEHIDLYQIHGFDSQTPIEVTLRALDDCVSRGMIRTLGCSNLAAWQIMKALGISERRGFARFETVQAYYNLSNRDLEREIVPLCEDQGLGIMIWSPLAGGLLSGKFTRNGHLPEGARRSTFDFPPADGERVYDLVEAMAPIAKAHDTSVASIALAWLLQRNAVMSVIIGAKTLEQLDDNLHATQVRLSAGDIARLDAISAPEIEYPGWMIEYQAKERSPVQD, encoded by the coding sequence ATGCGCTATAGACCTTTGGGCAAGACCGGCCAGTTCGTTTCCGAACTGTGCCTGGGCACCATGACCTTCAGCGGCGGCCAGGGCTTCTGGCGCACCGTGGGTACGGTTGACCAGCGAGGCGCTACCGCGCTGGTAGCCCGCGCCCTCGAAGCCGGAGTCAACTTCTTCGACAGCGCCGACGTCTATTCCGAAGGACAGTCCGAGGTGCTGCTGGGGCAGGCCTTGCGCGAAGTCGATGTGCGACGCGAAGACGTGATCATCGCCACCAAGGTGTTCGGACGGACCAGCCCCGGCCCCAACTCGGCGGGACTGTCACGCGGGCACATCATGGATCAGGTGGGCCTGAGCCTGAAGCGCCTGGGCACGGAGCACATAGACCTGTACCAGATCCACGGTTTCGACTCCCAGACGCCCATCGAAGTGACGCTACGCGCCCTCGATGATTGCGTGTCACGGGGCATGATCCGCACCCTTGGCTGCTCGAACCTGGCCGCATGGCAGATCATGAAAGCCTTGGGGATCAGCGAGCGGCGGGGCTTCGCCCGCTTCGAAACGGTGCAGGCCTACTACAACCTGTCCAACCGCGACCTGGAGCGCGAGATAGTCCCGCTCTGCGAGGACCAGGGTCTGGGGATCATGATCTGGAGCCCTCTGGCTGGCGGCCTGCTGTCCGGCAAGTTCACCCGCAACGGCCATCTCCCCGAAGGAGCACGCCGCTCGACATTCGATTTTCCGCCCGCGGACGGGGAACGGGTCTATGACCTGGTCGAAGCCATGGCGCCCATCGCCAAGGCCCACGACACCTCCGTCGCCAGTATCGCCCTGGCCTGGCTGCTACAGCGCAACGCCGTGATGAGCGTCATTATCGGCGCCAAGACCCTGGAGCAGCTGGACGACAACCTGCATGCCACGCAAGTGCGCCTGAGTGCCGGGGATATAGCCCGGCTGGACGCCATCAGCGCCCCCGAGATCGAATACCCGGGCTGGATGATCGAGTATCAGGCCAAGGAGCGTTCGCCGGTACAGGATTGA
- a CDS encoding M35 family metallo-endopeptidase, with product METVVSSTRWRLARRLQGLLLLLGLSALAINVVFDASCATQADRTAVSNAVTVATTWSNNAYNLVNNNEALFRNNQDPTYRTWFGVFSQDRYQRVRAVLDGVRYKLNSGNSLTAYCRTNPNPPCDDATDIAATYINARGDIEAWFCTAFFALPPRVGFDTQAGSVVHELTHSIGHTVDVPGGYGPAGARNLATNNPSQAVENADNYEFTRKTCTTDVLGSGAAPRISPGRRPAQW from the coding sequence ATGGAAACCGTTGTCTCTTCAACCCGCTGGCGGTTGGCCCGTCGCCTGCAAGGTCTGCTGTTGCTGCTGGGGCTCAGCGCGCTGGCGATCAATGTGGTGTTCGATGCTTCTTGCGCCACCCAGGCCGACCGTACCGCGGTGAGCAATGCGGTGACGGTGGCTACCACTTGGTCCAACAACGCCTACAACCTGGTCAACAACAACGAAGCGCTGTTTCGCAACAACCAGGACCCGACCTACCGGACCTGGTTCGGTGTCTTCAGCCAGGACCGCTACCAGCGGGTGCGCGCGGTACTCGACGGCGTGCGCTACAAGCTCAATAGCGGTAATTCGCTGACCGCCTATTGCCGCACCAACCCGAACCCGCCCTGCGACGACGCCACTGATATCGCCGCTACCTACATCAATGCCCGGGGAGATATCGAAGCCTGGTTCTGCACGGCGTTCTTCGCCCTGCCGCCGCGGGTGGGCTTCGATACCCAGGCCGGTAGCGTGGTGCATGAGCTGACTCATTCGATCGGCCACACAGTCGACGTTCCCGGTGGTTACGGACCGGCAGGCGCACGCAATCTGGCGACCAACAATCCGAGCCAGGCCGTGGAGAATGCCGACAACTACGAGTTTACGAGGAAGACTTGTACGACTGATGTCCTGGGCAGTGGGGCCGCGCCTCGGATTTCGCCGGGGCGCCGGCCTGCTCAATGGTAA